The following are from one region of the Odontesthes bonariensis isolate fOdoBon6 chromosome 12, fOdoBon6.hap1, whole genome shotgun sequence genome:
- the mrpl30 gene encoding large ribosomal subunit protein uL30m, producing MSAVCRGLSSLSVKTLKESAVLSPCWWSVSARSKFSKARIPQELFAERSKEHEKYGGDPDQPHKLHIVTRVRSVMRRPHWEKEMVKHLGLQKAYVPVIHKNTPAVNSQLKFVKHLVRIQPLKTPYGLPAEQDMADTYINTKGELIVRRLLQPVEQQAIES from the exons ATGTCAGCTGTCTGTCGCGGTCTGAGCTCTCTTTCGGTAAAG ACCCTGAAAGAATCAGCAGTTTTGTCACCTTGCTGGTGGTCCGTGTCGGCACGCAGCAAATTCTCCAAAGCAAGGATTCCACAAGAG CTTTTTGCCGAGAGATCTAAAGAGCACGAGAAGTATGGTGGCGATCCAGACCAACCCCACAAACTGCATATAGTGACACGGGTGAGAAGTGTGATGCGAAGGCCGCACTGGGAGAAAGAGATGGTGAAACACCTCGGCCTTCAGAAG GCCTACGTACCTGTAATTCACAAAAATACACCTGCGGTCAACAGCCAGCTGAAATTCGTCAAGCACCTTGTGAG GATACAGCCTCTAAAGACTCCCTATGGGCTCCCTGCAGAGCAGGACATGGCCGACACGTACATCAACACCAAAGGCGAGCTGATTGTGCGTCGCCTCCTCCAACCTGTCGAACAACAGGCCATTGAGTCTTAG